A portion of the Bacillus sp. es.034 genome contains these proteins:
- a CDS encoding cysteine dioxygenase family protein, with translation MSTARWFLSFIGFYGGNDNIRGGSTVSLKEEIKNRLDELSNPSTKVLKEVLQSLNICFEDLQPYLESPEGKPYYRKLLYQNEAVELLVMNWSDMECAPHDHGDSKGWIQVMNGTSVNTIFEVKDNQLPEELFDREYRKGSFFFAPKKGVHKMKKGSARNLVTLHLYSPPIQGMMVYDLEKCAACVVSDECGAWWPDHMREKVKEIQLK, from the coding sequence TTGTCAACGGCCAGATGGTTTCTGTCCTTCATCGGTTTCTATGGAGGAAACGATAACATCAGGGGGGGATCCACAGTGTCCTTAAAGGAAGAGATAAAGAATCGATTGGATGAATTGTCTAATCCTTCAACAAAAGTACTGAAAGAAGTCTTGCAGTCTCTGAATATATGTTTTGAGGATTTACAGCCTTATCTGGAGTCTCCGGAAGGAAAACCTTATTATCGAAAGCTCCTTTATCAAAATGAAGCAGTGGAGCTCCTCGTCATGAATTGGTCCGATATGGAATGTGCCCCCCACGATCACGGGGATTCGAAGGGATGGATCCAGGTGATGAATGGGACTTCAGTCAACACGATCTTTGAAGTGAAGGATAACCAGCTTCCCGAGGAGTTATTTGACCGGGAATATAGGAAAGGCTCCTTCTTTTTTGCACCGAAGAAAGGCGTTCATAAAATGAAAAAGGGGAGTGCAAGGAATCTTGTGACTCTCCACCTCTATTCACCCCCGATTCAAGGGATGATGGTGTACGATTTGGAGAAGTGTGCGGCCTGTGTGGTATCCGATGAATGCGGGGCATGGTGGCCGGATCATATGAGAGAAAAGGTAAAGGAAATACAGTTAAAATAA
- a CDS encoding DMT family transporter, with translation MKTKAAASLYATMSISFWGISFVSTKAVLGTLDPYTLLVLRFGIGALFLLMLLLLKGYRLPIPLKYVPHLIVLGVLGVFIHQVIQATALLNIDASSAGWMISFSPVFTVILSMMFLHEKMTLPKAMGMIIAITGVLMVTTAGSDKSIGFAVNIGYLLMILSTLNWAVYSVLLKKLRIELPSLVITFYMSLLGFSLTIPFLIRNRGWEGISQLSNVEWAHLMFLGVFVSGIAYWYWAKALEVLDASKVSMFLYLEPVTTLIAAILLLHEKIFLISILGGVIIIIGVVIVNGQMVSVLHRFLWRKR, from the coding sequence ATGAAAACAAAAGCTGCCGCTTCCCTATATGCCACAATGTCCATCAGCTTCTGGGGCATTTCCTTCGTCTCGACGAAAGCGGTGCTGGGTACGCTTGATCCCTATACGCTCCTCGTCCTCCGCTTTGGGATCGGAGCTCTGTTTCTGCTCATGCTTCTATTGCTAAAAGGATACAGGCTCCCCATCCCTCTGAAGTATGTCCCTCACTTGATCGTCCTGGGGGTCCTCGGGGTCTTCATTCATCAAGTCATCCAAGCGACGGCACTCTTGAACATTGATGCATCGTCGGCAGGATGGATGATTTCTTTTTCCCCGGTGTTCACCGTCATCCTTTCCATGATGTTCCTTCATGAAAAAATGACTCTCCCTAAAGCGATGGGGATGATCATCGCGATTACGGGTGTGCTGATGGTAACGACTGCGGGGAGCGACAAGTCGATCGGATTTGCTGTCAACATCGGGTATCTCCTGATGATTCTCAGTACATTGAACTGGGCGGTATACTCTGTGCTTCTGAAAAAACTTCGCATTGAGCTCCCATCTCTCGTGATTACATTTTATATGAGCCTGCTGGGATTCAGTTTGACCATCCCGTTTCTCATTCGCAACCGCGGCTGGGAAGGCATTTCCCAACTATCAAATGTAGAGTGGGCACACTTGATGTTCCTCGGTGTATTCGTTTCGGGAATCGCGTATTGGTACTGGGCGAAGGCATTGGAAGTATTGGATGCGTCCAAGGTGTCGATGTTTCTCTACTTGGAGCCTGTCACAACTCTCATTGCCGCCATTCTCCTCCTGCACGAGAAAATTTTTCTCATAAGCATCCTGGGTGGAGTCATAATTATAATAGGAGTTGTCATTGTCAACGGCCAGATGGTTTCTGTCCTTCATCGGTTTCTATGGAGGAAACGATAA